In one Capra hircus breed San Clemente chromosome 22, ASM170441v1, whole genome shotgun sequence genomic region, the following are encoded:
- the FBXL2 gene encoding F-box/LRR-repeat protein 2 isoform X3 has protein sequence MGAQRSLTARWSFFSTCYSLSRFCSKLKHLDLTSCVSITNSSLKGISEGCRHLEYLNLSWCDQITKDGVEALVRGCRGLRALLLRGCTQLEDEALKHIQNYCHELVSLNLQSCSRVTDDGVVQLCRGCPRLQALCLSGCGSLTDASLTALALNCPRLQILEAARCSHLTDAGFTLLARNCHDLEKMDLEECVLITDRTLTQLSIHCPKLQALIPRLDPSSPAGRAPWTPHFTSKEAEVRSASETCRLQSCPDEPVPLRAHHGRWHPAPKQQPLWPREAAGAGAGQLPAHHRRGPGAPGALPRPGAPGALRLPASHPSRHQAHAGAAPSRPSPRLLRSRHPAHGRGRRRAAALQVLRHPLTAARGPRGLPGALGVPFSAITQLC, from the exons ATGGGTGCACAAAGATCACTGACAG CGCGCTGGTCCTTTTTCAGCACGTGTTACAGCCTTAGCCGATTCTGTTCCAAGCTGAAACATCTCGATCTGACCTCCTGCGTGTCCATTACAAACAGCTCCTTAAAGGGGATCAG CGAGGGCTGCCGGCACCTGGAGTACCTCAACCTGTCGTGGTGCGACCAGATCACCAAGGACGGCGTCGAGGCGCTGGTGCGCGGCTGCCGCGGCCTGAGGGCCCTGCTGCTGAGGGGCTGCACGCAG CTAGAAGACGAAGCTCTGAAGCACATTCAGAATTACTGCCATGAGCTTGTGAGCCTCAACCTGCAGTCCTGCTCC CGCGTCACGGACGACGGCGTGGTGCAGCTGTGCCGGGGATGCCCGCGGCTGCAGGCGCTCTGCCTGTCCGGCTGCGGCAGCCTCACCGACGCCTCCCTGACAGCCCTGGCCTTGAACTGCCCCAGACTCCA GATCTTGGAGGCTGCCCGATGTTCCCATCTGACCGATGCAGGCTTTACGCTTCTAGCTCGG AACTGCCACGACCTGGAGAAAATGGACCTGGAAGAATGCGTCCTG ATAACCGACCGCACGCTCACCCAGCTCTCCATTCACTGTCCTAAGCTGCAAGCCCTG ATACCCAGACTCGATCCCAGCAGCCCTGCCGGGCGGGCGCCATGGACACCCCATTTTACCAGCAAGGAAGCCGAGGTGCGGAGTGCTTCAGAAACATGCCGTTTGCAGAGCTGCCCAGATG AGCCTGTCCCACTGCGAGCTCATCACGGACGATGGCATCCTGCACCTAAGCAACAGCCCCTGTGGCCACGAGAGGCTGCGGGTGCTGGAGCTGGACAACTGCCTGCTCATCACCGACGTGGCCCTGGAGCACCTGGAGCACTGCCGCGGCCTGGAGCGCCTGGAGCTCTACGACTGCCAGCAAGTCACCCGAGCCGGCATCAAGCGCATGCGG GCGCAGCTCCCTCACGTCCGAGTCCACGCCTACTTCGCTCCCGTCACCCCGCCCACGGCCGCGGGAGGCGGCGGGCCGCGGCTCTGCAGGTGCTGCGTCATCCTCTGACGGCCGCCCGCGGGCCGCGGGGCCTGCCCGGAGCACTCGGTGTGCCGTTCTCCGCCATCACCCAGCTCTGTTGA